In Cydia strobilella chromosome 6, ilCydStro3.1, whole genome shotgun sequence, one DNA window encodes the following:
- the LOC134742200 gene encoding uncharacterized protein LOC134742200 produces MGLTEKEKSRRYRERLKADPEKLAERKRKKRESYHKNKISISAMQPEDKKNCRTIWKLRKQEQRKRSKALRNILQETPPSSPSTLQEINIPQDQYVPTPPASPFAPLESEQNKKRGRKIIRRDRSKMYKENLKLRSQANMWKKKFEKFKKRAHRKANELNKIKEKRTVAENELYEKYKTLTRAIKKNYMTTKAREGKRMLRKIFENVDESRKKQIIQDSLGVKGSAKAKTTCKGETELIKKVKCFFQRDDVSRNTAGKKETVTKGKEKVQKRFLLESMENLFKAFKLENPGTKCSYFYFTKHRPFYVLRPTVDGRDMCLCKTHANAAAKIKALKQKRVINAVDTSTLILETVCDSNKMDCMFGTCVQCQDREIKINEDNVKGKMQWFEWVREEEIYVKGGKRMKSIKNVKRLNEDLVQNMIDKFKEDLKILKKHIFNMKTQYRNFRQSVDNIKPNEAVILVDFSENYSAKCHEEIQAHHFGGSRNQITLHTVVVYLHDKDKNYKVSSFCSVSPCNIHQPAAIWAHLHPILTSIIEDYPEIDTIHYFSDGPFSQYRQKGNFFLACTKTFDYGFQAFSWSFFEAGHGKGAADGIGGFLKREADNKVATGKDITDAFGFYQALKESSKIKLFYIIKEKIDDVQNCIPKDLVPLPGTKDVHQIFSRIRGQLKYRNLSCFCSRGLCDCLHPKFYSPTPTLRIIPSPVDMCEDNILDDVDNIRDDIISSDDTDDDLPLSALVSLKQDDILFTDLHKAPNKSIYNCVYGSSDESNDEKNTTQPSVSGQNQLLPGMGDYLLVKVYGTKGKSYHIYACIAQSNIDDDGEIKVTFMKCVKGGKLFVLNEKDVSYVAYEDIVQKLPNPEIQLKRGVNYFKFPIDTNVFEK; encoded by the coding sequence ATGGGGTTGACGGAGAAGGAAAAATCTAGGCGCTATAGAGAGAGACTTAAAGCAGACCCAGAAAAATTGGCTGAAAGGAAGCGAAAAAAAAGAGAAAGttatcataaaaacaaaatatcgaTATCAGCTATGCAGCCTGAGGACAAAAAAAACTGCAGAACCATATGGAAATTGCGTAAACAAGAACAAAGAAAGAGATCAAAAGCACTTCGAAACATACTACAAGAAACACCACCAAGTTCTCCGTCTACTTTGCAGGAAATCAATATACCACAAGATCAATATGTACCCACTCCGCCGGCTTCTCCCTTTGCACCTCTGGAATCTGAACAGAACAAAAAAAGAGGAAGGAAAATAATCCGTAGAGATAGATCTAAGATgtacaaagaaaatttaaaattacgaaGCCAAGCCAAtatgtggaaaaaaaaatttgaaaaatttaagAAGAGGGCTCATCGTAAAGCAaacgaattaaataaaattaaagaaaaaagaacCGTGGCAGAAAatgaattatacgaaaaatacaaaactttaacTCGTGCTATAAAGAAAAACTACATGACAACAAAGGCACGAGAAGGGAAAAGGATGTTGAGAAAGATATTTGAAAACGTAGATGAATCACGCAAGAAACAAATCATACAGGACAGTTTAGGTGTAAAAGGAAGCGCTAAAGCAAAGACAACATGTAAGGGTGAAACGGAACtaataaagaaagtaaaatgttttttcCAAAGAGATGATGTGTCAAGAAACACCGCCGGCAAGAAAGAAACCGTCACTAAAGGAAAAGAAAAAGTTCAAAAACGGTTCCTTTTAGagtcaatggaaaatttattcAAAGCGTTTAAGTTGGAGAATCCAGGGACAAAATGTTCCTATTTCTATTTTACGAAACATCGACCCTTCTACGTACTCAGACCAACAGTAGATGGCAGGGATATGTGCCTTTGTAAAACACATGCAAATGCAGCAGCTAAAATAAAGGCTCTAAAGCAGAAAAGAGTTATTAATGCGGTGGATACAAGTACACTGATTCTAGAAACAGTGTGTGACAGTAATAAAATGGATTGTATGTTTGGTACTTGTGTACAATGTCAAGatagagaaataaaaataaacgaagATAATGTTAAGGGTAAAATGCAATGGTTTGAATGGGTGAGAGAAGAGGAAATTTATGTAAAAGGAGGCAAAAGGATGAAATCTATTAAGAATGTTAAAAGATTGAATGAAGATTTGGTACAAAACATGATAGATAAATTTAAAGAGGatctgaaaatattaaaaaaacatattttcaatatGAAAACCCAGTACAGGAATTTCCGGCAAAGTGTTGATAACATTAAACCAAACGAAGCCGTAATTTTAGTTGATTTCAGCGAAAATTATAGTGCAAAATGCCATGAAGAAATTCAAGCACACCATTTTGGTGGATCCCGCAACCAAATAACACTCCACACTGTTGTCGTATACCTGCACGACAAAGACAAAAATTACAAGGTATCTTCTTTTTGCTCTGTATCGCCATGCAATATCCATCAACCTGCTGCAATATGGGCGCACTTACATCCGATTCTAACAAGCATTATTGAAGATTACCCTGAAATTGACACTATCCATTACTTTTCTGATGGACCTTTCTCTCAGTATCGCCAGAAAGGTAACTTCTTCTTGGCTTGTACAAAAACATTTGACTACGGGTTTCAAGCATTTAGCTGGTCATTCTTCGAAGCAGGTCATGGCAAGGGAGCGGCTGATGGAATTGGGGGATTCCTTAAAAGAGAGGCGGATAACAAGGTAGCAACTGGAAAAGACATAACCGATGCATTTGGATTTTACCAAGCCCTCAAGGAATCTAGCaaaatcaaattgttttatatAATCAAAGAAAAAATTGACGATGTTCAAAATTGTATTCCAAAGGATCTTGTCCCTCTGCCTGGAACCAAAGATGTGCACCAAATCTTTTCAAGGATTCGTGGCCAACTAAAGTATAGAAATTTGAGTTGTTTTTGCTCAAGAGGATTGTGCGACTGTTTGCATCCAAAGTTTTACTCACCTACCCCAACTTTAAGAATAATTCCATCCCCTGTGGACATGTGTGAGGACAACATACTTGATGATGTAGACAACATACGTGATGATATTATATCCAGTGATGATACTGATGATGATTTGCCTTTGAGTGCCCTGGTTTCTTTAAAACAGGATGACATCTTATTTACTGATCTACATAAGGCTCCAAACAAAAGTATTTACAACTGTGTGTATGGTTCTTCTGATGAGTctaatgatgaaaaaaatactacacAGCCATCAGTATCAGGGCAAAACCAGTTATTACCTGGAATGGGTGATTATCTACTCGTCAAAGTTTATGGCACCAAAGGCAAATCATACCATATTTACGCATGCATTGCTCAAAGCAATATCGACGACGATGGAGAAATTAAAGTCACATTTATGAAATGTGTTAAAGGTGGGAAACTATTTGTCCTCAATGAAAAAGATGTCTCCTATGTTGCTTATGAAGACATCGTTCAAAAACTTCCTAATCCGGAAATTCAATTGAAAAGAGGTgtcaattattttaagtttccaatagacaccaatgtttttgaaaagtaa